One window of the Gordonia westfalica genome contains the following:
- a CDS encoding DUF2470 domain-containing protein: MPGHEPNSPFADEVVAGVLAHMNGDHADDSLVICKALGDRPDATAAVMTGFDDRVAIFDVTVPEGVVEMRFDWDRPIKDRTDVRMAVVAMFRDAQARLGITPA; this comes from the coding sequence ATGCCTGGTCACGAGCCGAATTCACCGTTCGCCGACGAGGTGGTCGCCGGCGTTCTGGCCCACATGAACGGCGACCACGCCGACGATTCGCTGGTCATCTGCAAGGCGCTGGGAGATCGCCCGGACGCGACCGCGGCCGTGATGACCGGATTCGACGACCGGGTGGCGATCTTCGACGTCACGGTCCCGGAGGGCGTCGTCGAGATGCGATTCGACTGGGACCGCCCCATCAAGGACCGGACCGACGTGCGGATGGCAGTCGTGGCCATGTTCCGGGACGCCCAGGCCCGCCTCGGCATCACCCCGGCCTAG
- a CDS encoding AMP-binding protein, which yields MTVTTHPTLAGMLADLVRRSPDSPIAMDVAAGEVMARTRSELARRVDQLREELSDIGVRRGQSLAVYLPNWSDALVWQFAASALGAHVIGVNTRYNVGEVAHILTSARPAVVAVPAQFHGLDIFGTLRDAIAVADPVPAIAVVPGPSNTQATPADFDLGAGAWIAGSGDTTGVHAPETPSTAAWTPAGVRATDTGELAVAFTTSGSTGTPKLAAHRDSAVVRHAQADAAIMGVREGDVILGVLPVSGVFGFSTAMAGLAGGAAILMEPVFDAAATLDRVESQRVTHIVGGDDLFGRLYDTWHEGRRTDLRSLRWLGIADFLGRSHDIARWASDEAGAQTTGVFGSSEVFALALLWSSDDPESVRWNGGGRPVESAIDVRVADPFDDRILGTDEEGELQFRGPNVVDAYLGNPDAAARAFTADGWFRSGDLARALDTGGFRYVCRMGDVLRLRGFLVDPAEIEHRLAEHQNVQTAKVVGITGSGGYTEAVAFVVPVDADSDLDASALKNWCRDRLAAFKVPAAVHVIEEMPTTVGGNGTKIRAVELRDWAQRWSGQEVDYRKGTPE from the coding sequence ATGACCGTCACCACCCATCCCACCCTCGCCGGGATGCTCGCCGATCTCGTCCGCCGGTCCCCGGACAGCCCCATCGCGATGGATGTCGCCGCCGGCGAGGTCATGGCCCGGACGCGATCCGAGCTCGCGCGACGGGTCGACCAACTGCGAGAAGAGCTGTCGGACATCGGTGTCCGCCGGGGTCAGTCCCTGGCGGTGTATCTGCCCAACTGGTCCGACGCACTCGTCTGGCAGTTCGCCGCGTCGGCCCTCGGTGCGCACGTCATCGGGGTGAACACCCGGTACAACGTCGGAGAGGTCGCCCACATCCTGACCTCGGCGCGACCGGCGGTGGTCGCCGTCCCCGCACAATTCCACGGACTCGACATCTTCGGCACGCTGCGCGATGCCATTGCGGTTGCCGATCCCGTCCCGGCGATCGCGGTCGTTCCCGGACCGTCGAACACACAAGCCACCCCGGCCGATTTCGATCTCGGCGCAGGCGCCTGGATCGCCGGAAGCGGCGACACCACCGGTGTTCACGCACCCGAGACGCCGTCGACGGCGGCGTGGACACCCGCCGGCGTCCGGGCCACGGACACCGGCGAACTCGCGGTCGCGTTCACCACGTCGGGCTCCACCGGCACACCGAAACTGGCCGCACACCGGGATTCGGCGGTCGTCCGGCATGCGCAGGCCGACGCCGCCATCATGGGCGTCCGCGAAGGTGACGTCATCCTCGGCGTCCTCCCCGTGTCGGGGGTCTTCGGATTCAGCACGGCCATGGCCGGCCTCGCGGGTGGCGCCGCCATCCTGATGGAGCCCGTCTTCGACGCCGCGGCCACCCTCGACCGGGTCGAGTCGCAGCGCGTCACCCACATCGTCGGCGGTGACGACCTGTTCGGGCGCCTGTACGACACCTGGCACGAGGGGCGACGAACCGATCTGAGATCGTTGCGCTGGCTCGGTATCGCGGACTTCCTCGGCCGATCCCACGACATCGCCCGATGGGCAAGCGACGAGGCCGGGGCCCAGACGACCGGCGTCTTCGGCTCGTCGGAGGTCTTCGCGCTCGCCCTCCTCTGGTCATCCGACGACCCGGAATCGGTGCGCTGGAACGGCGGTGGCCGTCCGGTCGAATCGGCCATCGACGTACGGGTCGCCGACCCGTTCGACGACCGCATCCTCGGCACCGACGAGGAGGGTGAACTGCAGTTCCGCGGCCCCAACGTCGTCGACGCATATCTCGGGAACCCGGACGCCGCCGCGCGCGCGTTCACCGCTGACGGCTGGTTCCGAAGCGGCGATCTCGCGCGCGCACTCGACACCGGCGGCTTCCGCTACGTGTGCCGCATGGGAGATGTGTTGCGCCTGCGCGGTTTTCTCGTCGACCCCGCCGAGATCGAACATCGTCTCGCCGAACACCAGAACGTGCAGACCGCGAAGGTCGTGGGGATCACTGGTTCGGGTGGATACACCGAGGCCGTCGCCTTCGTCGTGCCGGTCGACGCCGACTCCGACCTCGACGCTTCGGCATTGAAGAACTGGTGCCGGGACCGCCTGGCCGCGTTCAAGGTTCCCGCAGCGGTGCACGTGATCGAGGAGATGCCGACCACGGTCGGCGGCAACGGAACCAAGATCCGGGCCGTCGAGTTGCGTGACTGGGCGCAACGCTGGTCCGGCCAGGAAGTGGACTACCGCAAAGGAACACCCGAATGA
- a CDS encoding alpha/beta fold hydrolase — MIEARYLEIQGALAFVEIVTPDPTTPGQRIVDIPTVLCIHTAGQSGVQWRRAAQGIADRGYRVIVPDLPGHGRSEPCSTGPITSLVDYADWLTAVLRLLDIEKPYVIGCSIGGKLTLELATRPEYPLAGAVAMAAETGPGRVKIAGLRRELEDVAGPARADRTYLGSLASVGRSVPAAQAHLIGLMHKREDPEISSSDLIGWGSHDVRDRLTDLTCGLHLICGADDPWISVDAVRRAADEINELDGPRAQFTELAGYGHYPMEELPDFGSRADAWLRSLPAGTRTPEVVS, encoded by the coding sequence ATGATCGAGGCACGTTACCTCGAGATCCAGGGCGCCCTGGCGTTCGTCGAGATCGTCACCCCAGACCCAACCACGCCGGGGCAACGCATCGTCGACATCCCGACGGTGCTGTGCATCCACACCGCAGGTCAGAGCGGCGTCCAATGGCGCCGTGCCGCACAGGGCATCGCCGACCGCGGCTACCGGGTCATCGTCCCGGACCTGCCGGGTCACGGCCGTTCCGAACCCTGCTCGACCGGGCCGATCACCAGCCTCGTCGACTACGCCGACTGGCTGACGGCCGTTCTACGGCTCCTGGACATCGAGAAGCCCTACGTCATCGGGTGTTCCATCGGCGGCAAGCTCACGCTCGAGCTGGCGACGCGGCCCGAGTACCCCCTCGCCGGGGCCGTCGCGATGGCCGCCGAGACCGGACCGGGGCGGGTCAAGATCGCCGGTCTGCGACGCGAACTCGAAGATGTCGCCGGACCGGCCCGCGCCGACCGCACGTACCTCGGCAGCCTGGCCTCGGTCGGACGCTCGGTCCCGGCCGCGCAGGCACATCTCATCGGCCTCATGCACAAACGCGAGGACCCGGAGATCTCGTCGTCGGACCTCATCGGCTGGGGCAGCCACGACGTCCGCGACCGGCTCACCGACCTCACCTGTGGGCTGCATCTGATCTGCGGCGCCGACGACCCGTGGATCAGCGTCGACGCCGTCCGTCGCGCCGCCGACGAGATCAACGAACTCGACGGTCCGCGTGCGCAGTTCACCGAGCTGGCCGGGTACGGCCACTACCCGATGGAGGAGCTCCCCGACTTCGGGTCACGCGCCGACGCCTGGCTGCGATCCCTGCCGGCCGGCACCCGCACCCCGGAGGTCGTGTCATGA
- a CDS encoding acyl-CoA dehydrogenase family protein: MTHRPSQPRTDSPRYLTEDRIAIRDLARDFAMKQVLPVANELDPVQGTIPDTLKKAMAEVGFFGIMIPEEHGGLGLGVFEYCLVAEELSRAWMSVSGLLARGNGMGGGFTPEQEAALLPRVARGEYLGAYALSEAEAGSDVANISCRATRDGDDWVVNGTKMWCTYADEADYLVLFARTDPNKDPAKPHRGISAFLVEKERGVFPEGISGTKVRKIGYFGWSTWELSFDNFRIPADRMLGEQGKGFYLAVSGLEVGRAHTAARAIGLARAALEDSIAYMHTRKQFGHELADFQHLRFKIAKMAADIEAARQLMYSVATDIDTGRRCSLEASMCKLVATEMAEHVTSEAVQIHGGAGYTTDFQVERHWRDARLTKIFEGTSEIQMRIISDELLGRAGS, from the coding sequence ATGACCCATCGGCCGTCACAGCCCCGGACCGACAGCCCGCGATATCTGACCGAGGACCGGATCGCCATCCGCGACCTCGCCCGCGACTTCGCCATGAAGCAGGTCCTGCCGGTCGCCAACGAGCTCGACCCAGTCCAGGGAACCATCCCCGACACCCTCAAGAAGGCGATGGCCGAGGTCGGGTTCTTCGGCATCATGATCCCCGAGGAGCACGGCGGCCTCGGACTCGGCGTCTTCGAGTACTGCCTTGTCGCCGAGGAGCTCTCGCGTGCATGGATGAGTGTGTCGGGACTGCTGGCACGCGGCAACGGCATGGGCGGCGGCTTCACCCCCGAGCAGGAGGCCGCGCTGCTGCCACGCGTGGCACGTGGCGAGTACCTCGGCGCCTATGCGCTCTCCGAGGCCGAGGCGGGCTCCGACGTCGCAAACATCTCCTGCCGCGCGACGCGTGACGGCGACGACTGGGTCGTCAACGGCACCAAGATGTGGTGCACCTACGCCGACGAGGCCGACTACCTTGTGCTGTTCGCCCGCACCGACCCGAACAAGGACCCGGCCAAGCCGCACCGCGGCATCAGCGCCTTCCTCGTCGAGAAGGAACGCGGCGTCTTCCCCGAGGGCATCTCCGGCACCAAGGTCCGCAAGATCGGCTACTTCGGCTGGAGCACCTGGGAACTGTCCTTCGACAACTTCCGCATCCCCGCCGATCGCATGCTCGGCGAGCAGGGCAAAGGCTTCTACCTGGCGGTCAGCGGGCTCGAGGTCGGTCGCGCGCACACGGCCGCCCGGGCGATCGGCCTGGCCCGCGCCGCGCTCGAGGACTCGATCGCCTACATGCACACCCGTAAGCAGTTCGGCCACGAGCTCGCGGACTTCCAACACCTGCGTTTCAAGATCGCCAAGATGGCCGCGGACATCGAGGCGGCCCGCCAGCTGATGTACTCGGTGGCCACCGACATCGACACCGGCCGGCGGTGTTCGCTCGAGGCGTCGATGTGCAAGCTCGTCGCCACCGAGATGGCCGAACACGTGACGAGCGAGGCCGTCCAGATCCACGGCGGCGCCGGGTACACCACGGACTTCCAGGTCGAACGGCATTGGCGCGACGCACGTCTCACCAAGATCTTCGAGGGCACCAGCGAGATCCAGATGCGCATCATCTCCGACGAGTTGCTGGGTAGGGCCGGGTCATGA
- a CDS encoding TetR/AcrR family transcriptional regulator — protein sequence MNTRSPSATAASRDRILDAALDEFFTAGFHGATMRTIGNRAGCSAANVYNHFENKSDLLVEILRTASDEQFTATRNAIRRAGKSPAEQWRAAVVTHALYTAQKPRECLVANTELRYLGEIDRKRVVGSRDAQEQQFIDIAERAVDQGLFHVDRVHQAVTAVLLMCAGIPVWFRPDGPRTAEEVAEDYGQYALNLVGYRPGLDQALTAG from the coding sequence ATGAACACCCGATCGCCGTCGGCGACCGCCGCGTCCCGCGACCGCATACTCGACGCCGCGCTCGACGAGTTCTTCACCGCCGGATTCCACGGCGCGACGATGCGCACCATCGGCAATCGCGCTGGTTGCAGCGCCGCGAACGTGTACAACCACTTCGAGAACAAGTCCGATCTACTGGTCGAGATCCTCCGCACCGCGAGCGACGAGCAGTTCACCGCAACCCGTAACGCGATCCGCCGGGCCGGCAAGTCCCCCGCCGAACAGTGGCGTGCGGCGGTCGTCACGCATGCCCTCTACACCGCACAGAAGCCTCGCGAATGCCTGGTCGCGAACACCGAGCTGCGCTACCTGGGCGAGATCGACCGCAAGCGCGTCGTCGGCTCGCGTGATGCCCAGGAGCAACAGTTCATCGACATCGCCGAAAGGGCCGTCGACCAGGGTTTGTTTCATGTGGATCGCGTACACCAGGCGGTCACCGCGGTTCTCCTGATGTGCGCCGGAATCCCCGTGTGGTTCCGACCCGACGGACCGCGGACGGCAGAAGAGGTCGCGGAGGACTACGGCCAGTACGCGCTCAACCTCGTCGGATACCGGCCAGGGCTCGATCAGGCATTGACCGCCGGCTGA
- a CDS encoding nuclear transport factor 2 family protein: protein MTTSTEPDLAARVTRLEDLEAIRALDARYCRHLDDGNWDDLMALFTDDGEFDGLSNPRGKTEMRAFFAGLADGGLTSFWHFITNLEIEIDGDRAVARSFLWQPCVLDGIASIAAGRYTDELVKQDGRWLYRVKKVRFHFFGPLTDGWDEDQFALDSARAAAVNR, encoded by the coding sequence ATGACCACGAGCACCGAACCCGATCTGGCCGCGCGGGTGACGCGCCTCGAAGATCTCGAGGCGATCCGCGCGCTGGACGCGCGGTATTGCCGTCACCTCGACGACGGGAACTGGGATGACCTGATGGCCCTGTTCACCGACGACGGCGAGTTCGACGGCCTGTCGAACCCGCGTGGCAAGACCGAGATGCGGGCCTTCTTCGCAGGCCTCGCCGATGGTGGCCTCACATCGTTCTGGCACTTCATCACCAACCTCGAGATCGAGATCGACGGTGACCGGGCCGTTGCCCGGTCCTTCCTGTGGCAGCCGTGCGTACTCGACGGCATCGCGTCGATCGCAGCAGGTCGGTACACCGACGAGCTGGTCAAGCAGGACGGGCGGTGGCTGTACCGGGTGAAGAAGGTGCGCTTCCATTTCTTCGGACCGCTCACCGACGGATGGGACGAGGATCAGTTCGCGCTGGACTCGGCACGCGCTGCGGCGGTGAACCGGTGA
- a CDS encoding DUF485 domain-containing protein: MLALPEIVELRRRRRTVTIGLGVATIALFAAFIVGFAYFPETLGSTMIAGIPLSLWVVLAEFVGTWVLVFSYFKLSATYLQPAADSATAAVTAVIRDADTTGISTREYSA; this comes from the coding sequence ATGCTGGCCCTGCCCGAGATCGTCGAACTGCGTCGGCGTCGCCGAACCGTCACCATCGGCCTGGGCGTTGCGACGATCGCGCTGTTCGCGGCGTTCATCGTCGGCTTCGCCTACTTCCCCGAAACCCTGGGTAGCACGATGATTGCCGGAATTCCGTTGTCTCTGTGGGTGGTTCTCGCGGAGTTCGTCGGCACCTGGGTTCTGGTGTTCTCCTACTTCAAGCTGTCGGCGACCTATCTACAACCGGCCGCGGACTCTGCGACCGCCGCGGTGACGGCGGTCATCAGGGACGCCGACACGACGGGCATCTCGACGAGGGAGTACTCGGCATGA
- a CDS encoding solute symporter family protein, protein MSNDTDFLAIAICVAVISLTLWITFAVARRSRSADGFFAAGRSIKSWQNGFAISGEFISAGSFLGTTGLIFYKGVDGTIILFTSVISFIPVLLLLAEKMRNIGKYTIGDVLVFRTESRGVRVAVALSTVATGTFVLLAQLVAAGTLLEAISGVPFWVSVLVAGTLMAVYVFVGGMVATTWVQVIKSSILAILAAVIALGVLAKFGFSLPLLFSSATEHAVESDAIFTPGVIFGDGGTINLLSYALTFALGTAGMAHILIRFFTVPEAGSARRSLGWTVALCSMFYLIVVLMGFGAAAVLGGDGSEKVGPGGNLAAPVLVTELGGGEGTLGGSLALALVSAVAFASIVAVVAGVVISAAGTFARDVWPSLVRANRGAGDPAVEVDEEQQARVARYGAVVFSVFAIGTTLMIGDDTNITYFMGMAFMVAGSAHLPALVLSLSWRRFTAVGARWGILTGLISTILTLMLTDALWMGSGDAPLGIQLPVIITLPLGLAACVLGSLLSGRTIEDAGHDDEKFAEMIVRAETGIGAEAASTH, encoded by the coding sequence ATGAGCAACGACACCGACTTCTTGGCCATCGCCATCTGCGTGGCGGTCATCTCGCTGACCCTGTGGATCACCTTCGCGGTGGCGCGACGGTCGCGCAGTGCAGACGGGTTCTTCGCTGCGGGACGGTCGATCAAGAGCTGGCAGAACGGCTTTGCCATCTCCGGCGAGTTCATCTCGGCGGGCAGCTTCCTGGGTACCACCGGATTGATCTTCTACAAGGGTGTCGACGGAACGATCATCCTGTTCACCTCGGTCATCTCGTTCATCCCGGTCCTGCTGCTCCTCGCAGAGAAGATGCGCAACATAGGCAAGTACACGATCGGCGACGTTCTGGTCTTCCGGACCGAGTCCCGTGGCGTGCGTGTGGCCGTCGCCCTCAGCACCGTCGCGACCGGAACGTTCGTCCTGCTCGCCCAGTTGGTCGCCGCGGGCACACTTCTCGAGGCGATCTCGGGAGTCCCGTTCTGGGTTTCGGTGCTCGTCGCGGGAACCCTCATGGCGGTCTATGTCTTCGTCGGCGGGATGGTCGCCACCACCTGGGTTCAGGTGATCAAGTCCTCCATCCTGGCCATTCTCGCGGCGGTGATCGCGCTGGGCGTGCTGGCGAAGTTCGGCTTCAGCCTCCCTCTCCTGTTCTCGTCGGCCACCGAGCACGCCGTGGAGAGCGACGCGATCTTCACCCCGGGCGTGATCTTCGGCGACGGTGGAACGATCAACCTGCTCTCCTACGCACTGACTTTCGCGCTCGGCACGGCCGGCATGGCGCACATCCTGATCCGGTTCTTCACCGTGCCGGAGGCGGGAAGCGCGCGTCGCTCGCTGGGATGGACCGTGGCGCTGTGCAGCATGTTCTACCTGATCGTCGTCCTCATGGGCTTCGGCGCGGCTGCTGTTCTCGGTGGCGACGGTTCCGAGAAGGTCGGTCCCGGAGGCAACCTCGCAGCACCGGTGCTGGTCACGGAGCTGGGCGGCGGCGAGGGAACTCTCGGCGGCTCGCTCGCGCTCGCGCTCGTCTCGGCAGTGGCCTTCGCCTCGATCGTCGCGGTGGTCGCCGGCGTGGTGATCTCCGCCGCCGGCACTTTCGCGAGGGATGTGTGGCCGTCGCTGGTCCGGGCGAACCGTGGCGCCGGTGACCCGGCGGTCGAGGTCGACGAGGAGCAGCAGGCTCGGGTGGCCCGCTACGGCGCAGTGGTGTTCAGTGTCTTCGCGATCGGGACCACCCTCATGATCGGCGACGACACCAACATCACCTACTTCATGGGGATGGCGTTCATGGTGGCCGGCAGTGCTCATCTCCCGGCGCTGGTGCTCAGTCTGAGCTGGCGGCGCTTCACCGCAGTCGGGGCCAGATGGGGAATCCTCACCGGTTTGATCTCGACGATCCTCACCCTCATGCTGACCGACGCCCTCTGGATGGGCAGCGGCGACGCACCTCTCGGCATACAGCTGCCGGTCATCATCACCTTGCCGCTCGGCCTCGCCGCCTGCGTGCTGGGATCCCTGCTCTCGGGGCGCACCATCGAGGATGCCGGTCACGACGACGAGAAGTTCGCCGAGATGATCGTGCGGGCGGAGACCGGAATCGGTGCGGAGGCCGCCTCGACGCACTGA
- a CDS encoding mycofactocin-coupled SDR family oxidoreductase, with amino-acid sequence MGSSAQGRLAGKVAFITGVARGQGRAHAVRLASEGAQIIGVDLAGPLPGVPYDPATEDDLAETRRLVEDLGAKAVLTRCDTRDLDGLSAAVGDAVEALGGLDVVVANAGICIPETWDEVTPQSFRDTMDINVTGVWNTVTAAAPHLIDRGGGSIILTSSLAGKKLQPFMVHYTTSKHALVGMSRAFAAELGQHDIRVNTVHPGAVITPMGSGRMVERIEETNKANPRLAGMGMTFLNQFAAEADEVANVVAFLASDESKFITAEEISIDGGAQHF; translated from the coding sequence GTGGGATCTTCGGCGCAGGGACGGCTGGCAGGCAAGGTCGCGTTCATCACGGGCGTCGCCCGAGGTCAGGGGCGGGCCCACGCGGTACGGCTGGCGTCGGAGGGTGCGCAGATCATCGGCGTCGATCTCGCCGGGCCGCTGCCGGGCGTTCCGTACGATCCCGCCACCGAGGACGATCTCGCCGAGACCCGGCGGCTGGTCGAGGACCTCGGCGCCAAGGCTGTCCTCACCCGTTGTGACACCAGAGATCTCGACGGACTCTCCGCGGCCGTCGGCGACGCGGTCGAGGCACTCGGCGGGCTCGACGTCGTGGTCGCGAACGCGGGTATCTGCATCCCCGAGACGTGGGATGAGGTGACCCCGCAGAGCTTCCGCGACACGATGGACATCAACGTGACCGGCGTCTGGAACACCGTCACCGCTGCGGCTCCGCATCTCATCGACCGCGGTGGGGGATCGATCATCCTGACCAGCTCACTCGCCGGGAAGAAGCTGCAGCCCTTCATGGTCCACTACACGACGAGCAAGCATGCGCTGGTCGGGATGTCGCGTGCCTTTGCGGCGGAGCTGGGACAGCACGACATCCGCGTCAACACAGTGCACCCCGGTGCGGTGATCACGCCGATGGGCTCCGGGCGCATGGTGGAACGCATCGAGGAGACGAACAAGGCGAACCCGCGTCTCGCCGGCATGGGGATGACCTTCCTGAACCAGTTCGCCGCCGAGGCCGACGAGGTCGCGAACGTGGTGGCCTTCCTGGCGTCCGACGAGTCGAAGTTCATCACCGCCGAGGAGATCTCGATCGACGGTGGCGCGCAGCATTTCTGA
- a CDS encoding NAD(P)/FAD-dependent oxidoreductase, with product MATTTVRYLIVGGGLEGLAIAWSLADQGVTDVLVVERDTLCSGMTGKSSGVVRCHYGNPSLAAMSWYGVDIFTRATELFGDDMAFQQCGYVVGVGENNIAPLEANVSMMQGLGIDVSLIGHDKMAELWPGLHLDDFAAFAYEPLGGRGEAYMAGMAFGASARKLGVKIKQSTAVTELLQDSSGRVIGAQLANGDAIHADTVIVAAGPWTPQLTAGVGVPVDVKAQRAQLVLIDQGEPTPVVPVLSDLAGLSYICREPNGELLMGNSDHSAPEYIDPDNYINRADASTVDKIVMKAGHRLPDMPDPRITSSYVGAYDVTPDYNPIIGPAPVDGLFLATGFSGHGFKISPAVGKLVADLLLTGTTTLKNVDPRDFRYSRFEEGDLLLSLNPYEGAGEMR from the coding sequence ATGGCAACCACAACTGTTCGTTATCTCATCGTCGGCGGCGGACTCGAGGGTCTCGCGATCGCGTGGTCTCTCGCCGACCAGGGCGTGACCGATGTTCTCGTCGTCGAGCGGGACACCCTCTGCTCGGGAATGACCGGCAAGTCCAGCGGCGTCGTGCGCTGCCATTACGGCAACCCGTCGCTGGCTGCGATGTCCTGGTACGGCGTCGACATCTTCACGCGGGCCACTGAGCTCTTCGGCGACGACATGGCCTTCCAGCAGTGCGGATACGTGGTGGGCGTGGGTGAGAACAACATCGCGCCGCTGGAGGCGAACGTCTCCATGATGCAGGGCCTCGGGATCGACGTCTCACTCATCGGTCACGACAAGATGGCCGAACTGTGGCCAGGACTGCACCTCGACGACTTCGCCGCTTTCGCCTACGAGCCGCTCGGCGGACGTGGCGAGGCCTACATGGCCGGTATGGCCTTCGGCGCGTCCGCCCGCAAACTCGGGGTCAAGATCAAGCAGTCGACCGCGGTCACGGAACTCCTGCAGGACAGCAGCGGTCGAGTCATCGGCGCGCAGCTCGCCAACGGCGACGCCATCCACGCCGACACGGTCATCGTCGCCGCCGGCCCGTGGACCCCGCAGCTGACCGCCGGTGTCGGCGTCCCGGTCGACGTGAAGGCACAACGCGCGCAGCTGGTTCTCATCGACCAGGGCGAACCGACGCCCGTCGTACCGGTGCTCTCCGACCTCGCCGGCCTCTCCTACATCTGCCGCGAGCCCAACGGCGAACTGCTCATGGGCAATTCGGACCATTCGGCGCCCGAGTACATCGACCCCGACAACTACATCAATCGCGCCGACGCGAGCACGGTCGACAAGATCGTCATGAAGGCGGGGCATCGCCTCCCGGACATGCCCGACCCTCGCATCACCAGTTCGTATGTCGGCGCGTACGACGTCACACCGGACTACAACCCGATCATCGGTCCCGCTCCGGTCGACGGCCTGTTCCTCGCGACCGGATTCTCCGGCCACGGCTTCAAGATCTCTCCCGCCGTGGGCAAACTGGTCGCCGACCTCCTGCTCACCGGCACCACGACCCTCAAGAACGTCGACCCGCGCGACTTCCGGTACTCGCGCTTCGAAGAGGGCGACCTGCTGCTGAGCCTCAACCCCTACGAGGGAGCCGGCGAGATGCGCTGA
- a CDS encoding allantoate amidohydrolase has protein sequence MADNTHVGSTVSGLMAEIAGIGTDASRGGYSRPVYSSAELELREWFTAAATDRSLDVECDRNGIIWAWWNPTGAPLSDAVVTGSHLDSVPGGGAFDGPLGVASALNAVDILRARNIEPARPLALAVFPEEEGSRYGLACLGSQLMTGAVSVERAMGLTDADGTTFAELAARNGLDPAHMGRDDERLSQIGCFVELHVEQGRGLIDHGSPVAIGSSILGHGRWLLSFSGQGNHAGTTLMNDRSDPMVAAAATVIDVRRLGKLVDGARATVGKLDPVPGGSNVIASRVDVWLDVRHSDDGVVAALVADIAAAAREHAAAEGCTMTLTEASMSPRVDFDPALRGRLSSILPDAPILPTGAGHDAGVLKERIPTAMLFVRNPTGISHSPEEYVEDPDADRGGDALATVLAELLG, from the coding sequence ATGGCAGACAACACACACGTCGGTTCGACGGTGAGCGGCCTGATGGCCGAGATCGCCGGCATCGGCACGGATGCATCGCGAGGCGGTTACAGCCGGCCCGTGTACTCGAGTGCCGAACTCGAACTGCGCGAATGGTTCACCGCGGCCGCCACGGACCGCTCCCTCGACGTCGAATGCGATCGCAACGGGATCATCTGGGCATGGTGGAACCCGACCGGGGCGCCACTGTCCGATGCGGTGGTCACCGGGAGCCATCTCGATTCGGTGCCCGGCGGCGGCGCCTTCGACGGCCCTCTCGGCGTCGCCTCGGCCCTCAATGCCGTGGACATCCTGCGGGCCCGGAACATCGAGCCGGCACGCCCGCTCGCACTCGCCGTGTTCCCGGAGGAAGAGGGCTCACGTTACGGACTCGCCTGTCTCGGTTCGCAGTTGATGACCGGGGCGGTCTCGGTCGAACGTGCCATGGGCCTCACCGATGCCGATGGCACCACGTTCGCCGAGCTGGCCGCCCGCAACGGCCTCGACCCGGCTCACATGGGACGCGACGACGAACGTCTCTCCCAGATCGGGTGTTTCGTCGAACTCCACGTCGAGCAGGGCCGCGGCCTCATCGACCACGGCTCGCCCGTCGCGATCGGGTCGTCGATCCTCGGCCACGGCCGATGGCTGCTCTCCTTCTCGGGGCAGGGCAACCACGCCGGGACGACGCTGATGAACGACCGCAGCGATCCGATGGTGGCCGCGGCCGCCACGGTGATCGATGTCCGGCGCCTGGGCAAGCTGGTCGACGGTGCACGCGCGACGGTCGGCAAACTCGATCCGGTTCCCGGCGGCAGCAACGTGATCGCCTCGCGGGTCGACGTGTGGCTCGACGTCAGGCATTCCGACGACGGGGTCGTCGCCGCTCTCGTCGCCGACATCGCCGCGGCGGCACGCGAACACGCGGCCGCCGAGGGCTGCACGATGACGCTGACCGAGGCCTCGATGAGCCCGCGCGTCGACTTCGACCCCGCGCTGCGCGGACGGTTGTCGTCGATCCTGCCCGACGCCCCCATCCTCCCGACCGGCGCCGGACACGACGCCGGCGTCCTCAAGGAGCGTATCCCCACCGCAATGTTGTTCGTGCGCAACCCGACCGGTATCTCGCACTCCCCCGAGGAGTACGTCGAAGACCCCGACGCCGATCGCGGCGGCGACGCCCTCGCCACCGTTCTCGCCGAACTCCTCGGCTGA